The following are from one region of the Aspergillus luchuensis IFO 4308 DNA, chromosome 4, nearly complete sequence genome:
- a CDS encoding flavin-containing monooxygenase (COG:P;~EggNog:ENOG410PJRR;~InterPro:IPR036188), with amino-acid sequence MGSISISEADFTATLEKYAAEAQKRLRADGIAQYADIALSDKFKHFAEDPWVRGEVNQSKNPYLSQPAPVPNGGHTKVVITGAGFGALLYAVRLIQTAGFKAEDFVFVDSAWGFGGTWYWNRYPGLMCDVESSCYLPLLDETGFIPSHRYSYGPELRQYAELVAEHFQFQRRPLFGCTIHETVWNDASSEWMTKVVRKHPVTKTEETYVIRSEFVILASGILNRPKLPRLAGLDTYTGHIFHTSRWDYDYTGGSPTDPTLDLLRGKKVAFIGTGATGIQVVPELAKWAGQLYVFQRTPSAVDTRGQKTIDPEEWRRDVTQNRKAWQQERRENMAAFLSRIPNLPMKNLVNDGWTHFPSYSALIGGPAAANVTDSNVTEYVKLLHGLDMPRQEGIRQRVDAIVKDSTTAEGLKPWYPGWCKRPCFHDDYLDAFNQPNVQLVDTAGRGIDGFSSRGICFDGQEYNVDVVIFGTGFESFTAGGPSYRARIDVRGRGGESLDDKWKKGAGTLHGVLTHGFPNLILTGFAQAGTTVNVVHIMDLLGSHVAKIIAAAQKKVGPTDKLVIEPTFEAEEAWALTVASNAYAYAAIPGCTPSYATLEGARMQAKTPEDQFKMARSLSWGRGILDFTEVLETWHQKNGLSDLHISSSGVVL; translated from the coding sequence ATGGGTTCAATTTCCATCTCCGAAGCCGACTTTACGGCTACACTTGAGAAATATGCCGCCGAAGCACAGAAGCGCCTGCGCGCCGATGGGATTGCACAATACGCCGACATCGCGCTCAGCGACAAATTCAAGCACTTTGCCGAAGACCCCTGGGTGCGCGGCGAGGTGAACCAGAGCAAGAACCCCTATCTCTCGCAACCTGCTCCAGTCCCCAACGGCGGTCATACAAAGGTGGTCATTACGGGTGCAGGCTTCGGGGCGCTGCTCTACGCCGTCCGACTCATCCAAACGGCCGGGTTCAAGGCTGAGGACTTCGTCTTCGTGGACTCCGCCTGGGGATTTGGCGGAACATGGTACTGGAACCGATACCCGGGTCTAATGTGCGATGTGGAGAGCTCCTGCTATCTGCCCTTGCTGGACGAGACTGGATTCATCCCGTCGCATCGGTACTCCTACGGTCCGGAGCTGAGACAGTATGCCGAGCTGGTCGCCGAACACTTTCAGTTCCAGCGTCGTCCGCTCTTCGGTTGTACGATTCACGAAACTGTCTGGAACGATGCCAGCTCCGAATGGATGACCAAGGTCGTTCGGAAACACCCAGTCACGAAAACTGAGGAGACATACGTGATACGCTCGGAATTCGTCATCCTCGCGTCCGGCATCCTGAATCGGCCCAAACTACCGCGCCTCGCTGGTTTGGACACTTACACAGGACACATCTTCCACACCTCCCGCTGGGACTACGATTACACTGGTGGATCACCGACGGACCCAACGCTGGATCTGCTCCGCGGGAAAAAAGTCGCGTTTATCGGCACCGGAGCCACGGGCATCCAGGTTGTGCCAGAGCTGGCAAAATGGGCTGGCCAACTGTACGTGTTTCAACGCACCCCCTCAGCGGTGGACACGCGTGGCCAGAAGACAATTGACCCGGAGGAGTGGCGAAGGGATGTGACCCAGAATCGCAAGGCATGGCAGCAGGAGCGCCGAGAGAACATGGCTGCGTTTCTTTCTCGCATTCCCAACCTACCGATGAAGAACCTAGTCAATGACGGATGGACGCATTTTCCTTCTTATTCCGCATTAATCGGTGGACCGGCGGCAGCTAACGTGACCGATTCAAATGTCACCGAGTATGTCAAGCTGCTGCACGGTCTGGATATGCCGCGTCAAGAAGGGATTCGGCAGCGAGTTGATGCCATCGTCAAGGATTCTACCACGGCAGAAGGCCTGAAGCCGTGGTATCCGGGCTGGTGCAAGCGGCCATGCTTCCATGATGATTATCTCGATGCCTTCAACCAGCCCAACGTACAGCTCGTCGATACAGCCGGCAGGGGAATCGACGGATTTTCGTCAAGGGGCATCTGCTTCGACGGGCAGGAATATAACGTCGACGTGGTAATCTTCGGCACTGGATTCGAATCCTTCACCGCAGGAGGGCCATCATATCGAGCCCGAATCGATGTCCGAGGCCGAGGCGGGGAATCTCTAGACGACAAATGGAAGAAGGGCGCAGGGACTCTCCACGGTGTGCTCACCCACGGTTTCCCCAATCTCATCCTCACAGGCTTTGCACAGGCGGGCACGACGGTCAACGTCGTGCACATCATGGATCTTCTGGGCTCGCATGTAGCAAAGATTATTGCGGCCGCGCAGAAGAAGGTCGGTCCGACCGATAAGCTGGTGATCGAGCCTACTTTCGAAGCCGAGGAGGCCTGGGCATTGACTGTTGCCAGTAATGCCTATGCATACGCTGCTATTCCTGGGTGCACACCCAGTTATGCCACCCTTGAGGGGGCCCGTATGCAGGCTAAGACACCGGAGGACCAGTTCAAAATGGCAAGATCTCTTtcttggggaaggggaatacTCGATTTCACGGAGGTATTGGAGACTTGGCACCAAAAAAATGGGTTGTCTGATTTGCACATTTCTAGTTCTGGAGTGGTCCTGTAG
- a CDS encoding uncharacterized protein (COG:E;~EggNog:ENOG410PKIX;~InterPro:IPR002293;~PFAM:PF13520;~TransMembrane:11 (o63-82i138-163o175-193i200-224o250-273i285-307o327-360i388-410o416-438i458-480o486-507i);~go_component: GO:0016020 - membrane [Evidence IEA];~go_function: GO:0022857 - transmembrane transporter activity [Evidence IEA];~go_process: GO:0055085 - transmembrane transport [Evidence IEA]) encodes MEHIVLRTDSIASEEKAGGSGSSGPGVHFSVLSALGVQFSVTGAPLTLGTYLSLTIGVGGSPAYFWGFIMVGFFQLAVGLAVSELASAIPHTSGWPTPLHTALKTPQLMERAALGPAHWVVALAPPQYRRGVGYTMGWLLNCAWFCITSASCLYPAQLTLALVQANHPDFNSASYHVYLLYIFFALVFLILNLPIALKSLAYILSAAVFLFNGSAIYILIILLARATPKQSANVVFVEFVNETGWSSDGWVFFIGLLPAVAILGVFDSATHLTNELENPSKQVPVVLLGSLGLSITVGVPMILVYQFCNTDPASMLEPVGGQPLVQLLLNATSSLALTNVGISLVILCFCLAGTSALVSWSRLYWSFSREGALPFSGRMSKLTSQDGVPLNALLWNTLLCLALGTVSIGSTTAMNALFGASGLCSSMSLIGAMGLALWNGRDCLDNNRWLNLGRWGNAIFWVALVWTVFMCVAISMPLYRPVTPSTMNWASVVFLGFVFVSGVYWVCVFSRAKRPQHTEVVPIDATDKA; translated from the coding sequence ATGGAGCATATCGTTTTAAGGACCGATTCTATCGCGAGCGAAGAGAAGGCCGGAGGGAGCGGTAGCTCAGGGCCGGGAGTACATTTCAGCGTCCTCAGTGCCCTGGGAGTCCAATTCTCAGTGACGGGCGCTCCGCTGACCTTGGGGACTTACCTGTCATTAACAATCGGGGTAGGAGGCTCTCCGGCATACTTCTGGGGATTTATTATGGTCGGATTCTTCCAACTTGCGGTTGGACTAGCCGTGTCAGAACTGGCGTCGGCCATCCCTCACACCTCCGGTTGGCCCACTCCGCTGCATACAGCCCTGAAGACACCACAGCTAATGGAACGTGCTGCTCTAGGTCCGGCCCATTGGGTTGTTGCCCTTGCTCCTCCTCAGTATCGCCGCGGAGTGGGATACACCATGGGCTGGCTCTTAAATTGCGCCTGGTTTTGCATAACCTCCGCCTCGTGCCTCTACCCGGCCCAACTGACCCTCGCCCTTGTCCAAGCTAATCACCCCGACTTCAATTCGGCCTCATATCATGTCTACCTGCTGTATATTTTCTTTGCTCTGGTGTTCCTCATATTAAATCTGCCGATTGCTCTGAAATCCCTGGCCTACATACTCAGCGCGGCCGTGTTTCTGTTCAACGGATCGGCCATCtacatcctcatcatcctgctgGCTCGGGCGACGCCCAAACAATCCGCAAATGTGGTCTTCGTTGAGTTCGTAAATGAAACGGGGTGGAGCTCAGACGGTTGGGTCTTTTTTATCGGTCTCTTGCCAGCTGTCGCTATCCTGGGGGTCTTTGATTCGGCCACCCATCTCACAAATGAGCTGGAAAACCCCTCGAAACAGGTCCCCGTCGTACTCCTCGGCTCGCTGGGACTCAGCATCACTGTGGGAGTCCCCATGATTTTGGTGTACCAATTTTGCAATACGGACCCCGCCAGCATGCTTGAACCGGTGGGTGGCCAGCCTCTTGTGCAACTCCTCCTCAACGCTACATCTTCGCTCGCCCTCACCAACGTGGGCATTTCCCTTGTTATCCTCTGCTTCTGTCTCGCTGGTACTTCCGCACTGGTCAGCTGGTCGAGGCTGTACTGGTCTTTCTCTCGAGAAGGCGCTTTACCCTTCTCCGGGAGGATGAGTAAGTTGACTTCCCAAGACGGCGTCCCATTGAACGCTTTACTGTGGAATACACTGCTGTGCCTTGCCCTCGGAACAGTCAGCATTGGCTCTACCACCGCCATGAATGCACTGTTTGGTGCGTCGGGGCTTTGCAGCTCGATGTCGCTGATCGGAGCGATGGGGCTGGCCTTGTGGAACGGTCGTGACTGTCTTGACAATAATCGATGGTTGAATCTGGGTCGATGGGGCAATGCTATATTTTGGGTGGCGCTGGTATGGACCGTGTTTATGTGTGTCGCTATCTCGATGCCACTGTATCGGCCTGTCACACCGTCGACGATGAACTGGGCATCGGTGGTTTTCCTGGGCTTCGTGTTTGTGTCTGGGGTTTATTGGGTGTGTGTCTTTTCGAGGGCGAAGCGTCCGCAGCATACTGAGGTGGTTCCTATTGATGCTACCGACAAAGCTTAA
- a CDS encoding FAD-binding oxidoreductase (CAZy:AA7;~COG:C;~EggNog:ENOG410PW4N;~InterPro:IPR016166,IPR006094,IPR036318;~PFAM:PF01565;~go_function: GO:0016491 - oxidoreductase activity [Evidence IEA];~go_function: GO:0050660 - flavin adenine dinucleotide binding [Evidence IEA];~go_function: GO:0071949 - FAD binding [Evidence IEA];~go_process: GO:0055114 - oxidation-reduction process [Evidence IEA]) codes for MSCNLTNNAALSALRDAVTALYPTQVIDGSSPAFEKAQNSFWNQIQREKAPECFFQPTEACQVAKAMLEVVKRNCPFAIKGGGHSSNPDGCSVNAGFQFDLANLNHVEIAEDRSSVRVGPGVRWGDLFKILEPHGVIAAGGRDYGVGVPGFIFGGGLSYLSTQEGWGIDNLLAVDIVLANGQQITVDKDCHPDLYRALHGGGAHNFGIVTNLTLKLHPYQGMWGGYYAVQEEHFDAVFRAYDKYTQRMTTNGKAHMIVDFFRRDGMMIAVHFMGYPEPLANPPIYDEICRIPSVGNTLRLAEYSNLAAEMQEVTDSRGKRNAYWTVCIGYNIDLLKSAYVAWAQITEPYAKRLRFAFDVNHITPAMRNKGADEGYENVYGLEGPNEPLTNILLTSTWEDKADDDEVVSVLERLGATIENLAREYGKFQSFRFMNYAHQRQDVITSFGEKNKAFLKEVAAKYDPNGVFQRLQVGGFKLDGSRSIS; via the exons ATGTCGTGTAATTTGACCAACAATGCCGCTCTCTCTGCGTTG CGAGACGCAGTCACAGCACTTTACCCTACACAGGTGATCGATGGCTCGTCTCCCGCATTTGAAAAGGCCCAGAACTCGTTTTGGAACCAGATTCAGAGAGAGAAAGCCCCAGAATGTTTCTTTCAACCGACTGAGGCCTGCCAGGTTGCCAAGGCCATGCTCGAGGTTGTAAAGCGAAACTGTCCGTTTGCAATCAAAGGAGGGGGTCACTCGTCCAATCCTGACGGCTGCAGCGTCAACGCTGGATTCCAATTCGACCTCGCCAATCTCAACCACGTTGAAATTGCGGAGGACAGGTCAAGCGTCCGGGTCGGGCCCGGGGTGCGATGGGGCGATTTGTTCAAGATTCTGGAGCCACACGGCGTCATTGCAGCGGGAGGACGGGACTATGGAGTTGGTGTCCCTGGCTTTATTTTTGGCG GAGGTCTATCATATTTATCCACTCAGGAGGGTTGGGGAATCGATAACCTTCTCGCCGTTGACATCGTGCTCGCCAACGGACAGCAGATCACTGTCGATAAGGACTGCCATCCAGACCTCTACCGAGCCCTCCACGGCGGCGGCGCACACAACTTCGGCATCGTGACCAATCTGACCCTGAAACTCCACCCGTACCAGGGAATGTGGGGCGGGTACTACGCCGTGCAAGAAGAGCATTTTGACGCCGTTTTTAGAGCATACGACAAATACACCCAGAGAATGACTACCAACGGGAAGGCGCACATGATCGTCGACTTTTTCCGCCGTGATGGCATGATGATCGCTGTTCATTTCATGGGATATCCGGAGCCACTCGCGAATCCTCCTATCTACGATGAGATCTGCCGTATCCCAAGCGTCGGTAATACCCTTCGTTTGGCTGAGTACAGCAATCTGGCTGCGGAAATGCAAGAGGTCACAGACAGCcgagggaagaggaatgcCTACTGGACAGTTTGTATAGGTTATAACATTGATCTGCTTAAGTCTGCATACGTGGCCTGGGCGCAGATTACGGAGCCATATGCTAAACGACTTCGATTCGCTTTTGATGTCAATCATATCACACCGGCGATGAGGAATAAAGGTGCTGATGAAGGCTATGAGAATGTATATGGACTGGAGGGCCCTAACGAGCCTCTCACCAACATTCTGCTCACGAGTACGTGGGAAGATAAggccgatgacgatgaagtaGTGTCGGTCTTAGAGAGGTTGGGTGCAACAATCGAAAATTTAGCCCGAGAGTATGGGAAGTTTCAGTCTTTTAGGTTTATGAATTATGCACATCAGAGGCAGGATGTGATTACAAGCTTTGGtgagaagaacaaggcaTTTTTGAAAGAAGTGGCCGCCAAGTATGATCCGAATGGGGTGTTCCAGAGACTACAGGTGGGAGGGTTCAAGTTGGATGGGTCAAGATCTATATCCTAA
- a CDS encoding uncharacterized protein (COG:Q;~EggNog:ENOG410Q2WX;~InterPro:IPR036188,IPR035959) codes for MESLGGALEAAGTTVQDVYRLVYYVRHRPATTLVTVPALASPHIKFEIEVYAAVRQEPLRKFDVIVVGAGLSGLKAAWEVQKSVDPLGDGGKLTWEKRGLTNSAEPNAAEAIRLITREIENSCHKLDIRDPIGTGEGLDKLTLLEWAKTKTSSNTALAVVNMWMRAIVGIEASEISASFFFHYLKSEEGHPACVPTSSMEPNIPSSLQAPSLSRPSESATA; via the exons ATGGAAAGCCTAGGCGGTGCCCTGGAGGCTGCCGGTACCACTGTCCAGGACGTGTACAGGCTGGTCTACTACGTG CGGCATCGGCCTGCAACGACCCTGGTAACGGTGCCGGCGCTCGCATCGCCGCATATCAAGTTTGAGATCGAGGTGTATGCTGCGGTGCGACAGGAGCCGCTGCGGAAATTCGACGTCATTGTGGTAGGAGCAGGCCTGAGCGGATTGAAGGCCGCGTGGGAGGTGCAGAAG TCGGTTGATCCGCTGGGTGATGGGGGAAAGTTGACCTGGGAGAAGCGTGGATTAACG AATTCTGCTGAGCCCAATGCAGCAGAGGCGATTCGGTTGATTACTAGGGAGATTGAGAATTCCTGCCATAAATTGGATATCCGTGACCCAATCGGAACCGGGGAAGGGCTCGACAAACTGACTCTACTTGAATGGGCAAAGACGAAAACATCCTCCAACACCGCATTAGCTGTCGTCAACATGTGGATGAGAGCTATCGTTGGTATAGAAGCGTCGGAAATCAGTGCGtcatttttctttcactACTTGAAAAGTGAGGAGGGCCATCCTGCATGCGTTCCGACGTCAAGCATGGAGCCCAatatcccctcttccttgcaG GCTCCCAGTCTATCTCGGCCTAGTGAATCTGCTACAGCCTAA